GCCTGCGGCGCGGTGCCCGCGGTGGGCAGAGAGGGTCTGGCGCTCCTGTATCGCTGCTGCTTTTGCGGCCAACAGCACCCGCGGGCCAGCATCTTCTACAACCTGCCCGCGAGCTCAAAACAAATGCACGCGGCTCAGCCAGTGGCGCTGCCGGGGGCCCCCTGGTGGAACCCCTGGAGCGGCGCACCGCGGCGGGTGGCCCTCCAGAATCCACAGGTGGTCTGCGAGTTAGCCTCCGCGGCCTTGCTGCGGACCATGCGCTTCGTCAAGTACCTACCCTGTTTCCAGGTTCTGCCCCTGGACCAGCAGCTGGTGCTGGCGCGCAGCGGCTGGGCACCGCTGCTCATGCTCGAGCTGGCCCAGGACCGCATTAACTTCGAGTTCACGGAGACCTTGGAGCCCGGTTGGCTGCAGAGCGTCCTCACCACCAGGCGGCGGGAGACCGAGGGCGACGAGCCACAATCTCGCCCTACTCCGCCGCAGGAGCGTTCGATCCCGCCAACAGAGGCCAGGCTTTTGCCGTCAGCCGCTGAGGTCCAGGCTATTAAGGGCTTCCTTACCAAGTGCTGGAGCTTGGGCATTACTGCCAAGGAGTACGCCTACCTCAAGGGGATCGTGCTCTTTACCCCGGGTAAGGGTGCCGGCCTCGGGCTCTGGGTGTTCTCTGCTCAGTAGAGCATTGGGCAGTGCCTACCAGGACGCGGGGACAGGGGAGCATCCGGGCAACAGTGAAGGAAGGGGACTAACTCAGCACAGTGGGGGGAGTTCCAGAAACTACTCCTTGTGGGTGGTCTGCTGCCAGAAActcagcctggaggagggggtgtTTTGTTGAAGTTTGTACTTATCTCTCTATAACTTTCTGTTACTACACAAAAGTGTGTGCTTTTAAGGGATATAGATATTCCTTCTTCTCTAGTAtctttttggaatatatttttattgatttcagataggaaggaagagggagagagatagaaacaatgatgagagaatcattgatcggctgcctcttgcacgccccctactggggatggagcctgcaacccgagcatgtgcccttggctggaattgaacccggaccaaTTCAgcttgcaggccaatgctctatccactgagccaaacctgggCTTTTCTAGGCCCCGGGGCTTCTCTAGTCTTTAATCCAGTGacatagctttaaaaaaagtttgtgtTTACTGCAAATTCGAAAACATCTCTTTCTGAAACACAGTTCTGAAATTTACTAgaacctttttgttgttgttgttgttggagaAACTCTATGAAGGCTGGCaagaaaggaaacatttattaACAACCCATAGAGAGACCCTCCCCTGGGGACACTGTCAGGCAGGACACTGGACTTAGTGTCCCATAGCTCTGTCTCTGAATGATCATTTTTATGGTCCCAAGTAGCTGGACTATCTCGTCCTCCAAGTGTCTGTGAGTTTCAGGCTAGCGATGGGGCAGGAAAATGACACACTGGGGCCTGTGAGCAGGAACACTGTATTTTAGAGCTTGAACAGACCTTAAAGACCTCTTAATCAAGTCACTCTGTCCTCTACCCTATTTGCAGATTAGGTAGCCTGGTCCCAAGGGACCTTACTGCAAACCAAATGGCCAATGAGTTGTGGAACAAGGGCCTCCTATCTCCTGGGCCTGATGTCTGTTGGGTGCTGGACACGCTCTTCCACACAGTGCAACCAACTCATGGCATAACACCTTCCTGGGGAGTCCAGCCCCTAGTCTCAAGTATGTCCTAATACTAAAGTCATCTTCAACCAGAATCCATCTCAAAGGGTCACAGTAGACATGAAGTTTCCAGGCAGCTTGAGTTGGGATAGTTTTCATAACATGTATTTCCCTGACACTAGGAGTCTCAGGTTATGTCTTACCTCCTgcctagcattttttaaaataatagtgatatttcttttttataacgttttaaactatagttttattgatttcagagaggaagagggagagagagataggaacatcaatgatgagagagaatcctgcattggctgcctcctatacgccccctactggggatccagccggcaacctaggcacatgcccttgactggaattgaaccagggacccttcagtctaaaggccgaggctctatccactgagccaaagcagctagggtgTGCCTAGCATTTTTGAAGGGGTATAGAGCACTATTTGGTGGGGAAATAATTCATTTAGAACTCACATTTCAGACCTAAAGACCTCAGCTCATCCCAGCGATCATTATAGGTCACCTTTTGCTTATATAACTGTTTTCCAAACTTGCCAGTGCATTAGAAAcacttgggtggggagggggacggggatTGTTTAAAATCTTCTTAGGCCTCTCccctagagattctgattcagtagctcTGGTCCAGTCTGCAACTCTGCATTCATCACAAGTGTCCCTGGTGGTTCTTAAGATCACTAGGAAATAGTTTTCTCCCTCCTTCAGCCTCTGCTATTAAACATCTACCATGTGCTTTGTTCTGTTGGAATACAAAGGTAAGATAGGGGCTCAGTTTCCAGAAGTTTACATTTCACtagttttcctcttttcctccacCCTATTAGcccgtctctctctccctcccccaccccccctccttccttattcttACTCTGTTGTTTGGAATCTTCCCAATATGAGTTTAGCCAGCTAAGCTAAGCTATTTGTGTTTCAAACACAAATGCACCTGTattggagagaaaagaaaagcctgTTAAATGTGTGTTGTGTTCTTTCTTTGCTGTTTATCCTTTTTTATCCTCtgatctttttgtttattttttttaactgtggaGTTTAACTAAACACCTGTTTTCCTCCCTGAATTTATgttaaaggcatttttttttgtgggggCTAGGGGGAGCCACACTGCAGGGAGGGGTGAGGTGGAAATGGAAGGGTGTGGCATGAAAGCTGAGGAAAGTGATGTGAAATTTTCAAGATAAAGTTTTAATGATCCATAAATCTAGTCCTGGAGGAGCTTCAGAATTTCTGTGGAGTTTCATGCAAGCCTCTTTTTACTCTAACCAGTGGAATTCAGACCCAGTAAAGTTGGGTCTCAAGCCTGGATAATGAGCTGTAGGTAAGAGGGGATGTTAATATGTGGGCCGGGATCATCAGAATTGGAATATGGATCAGAGATGCTGCTTTTGTTCTAATTTTATTGATCAAATTTGGTATTTGCCTATAATAGGCATGACTCATCTattgccattattttttaaaggacactGGTTCTGCTACTCTGTGATGATTAGCATGgtgcttttaaaatactttctgcTCAATACAgtcaataaaaaagggaaaaatacttTCTGTTGGATTTTGTAGAAAAAGAGCTGTTTGGAATGCTCCAtagaattgcttttttttttttttttacctttcccaATACAGAAATTATGGTACAATGAGCTAAGTGGTCAGTGTTATCTCTTAAGTTATTATAGGAC
The sequence above is a segment of the Myotis daubentonii chromosome X, mMyoDau2.1, whole genome shotgun sequence genome. Coding sequences within it:
- the NR0B1 gene encoding nuclear receptor subfamily 0 group B member 1 — its product is MAGEHHQWPGSILYNMLMSAKQTHEAEASEAREAPRARARGICWGCSCGSVPSLGGEGAPGRRTVADLYRCCFCGEDHPRQGSILYHMLTNAKQMQEAPAVLRGACWGCACGAVPAVGREGLALLYRCCFCGQQHPRASIFYNLPASSKQMHAAQPVALPGAPWWNPWSGAPRRVALQNPQVVCELASAALLRTMRFVKYLPCFQVLPLDQQLVLARSGWAPLLMLELAQDRINFEFTETLEPGWLQSVLTTRRRETEGDEPQSRPTPPQERSIPPTEARLLPSAAEVQAIKGFLTKCWSLGITAKEYAYLKGIVLFTPDLPGLRCVKYIQGLQWGTQQILGEHTRMMYRGYHVRVAELNSVLFQLRFISANAVTELFFRSIIGAVSMDDMMLEMLCTTL